The following proteins are co-located in the Hydrogenobacter hydrogenophilus genome:
- a CDS encoding glutamine-synthetase adenylyltransferase, which translates to MFPTEWWGSAEERLINPAKAKESLEELLKRHPNPQSLINYLNQRRFILLLELLDHSECMRKFLINHPEDFQNTIPGLWYKSKKKEDYLRELEELLGDQISDEEFSKRLAYYRHRELMRILSKEILGTSKLEDLLTEYSYLPDAMLEMAYRRALKEFEDFYGTPLEEDGKVARACIIALGKLGSLELNYYSDIDIMFIHSSDKGHAGRLSLNEFFSKVFQKVVGLINTITPEGKPYEVDLDLRPFGKSGPISMPLRSAELYYESYGRLWERFAMLRSRFCAGDEELYEAFEREVKEPFVFKKSVDYRVIEEIQLIKAQISAQAKKQIEGVINIKLCEGGIRELEFAVQSLVLLLGGKYPFLRESNTFKAIWKLNQKGIFSNEEAKFLESAYEFLRKLEHRLQTYRCLQTQKLTKGDIPIVAKMMGYTPEEFESKLKYYTQGVSRIFLNIMPSKEESSLTPIQQAILSEDAVLGKELLSQLGFKNPSRAFHILISYVQSTYLSSQERKRFIDMLPQIVSCVSESYEPDETLNNFDKFFSNPTGRKVILSPSKEDIIKPLCRVFSLSSYLSTTLSRNPDLVEDFLTLYQDFPERRDLEEEFEKYLTTLKLSLENTFRRFKKVWETRIVLVYLMKEGERYQKLKDFFKSLTQLADFLMEKLWNSLSLDDNMVLVALGKYGSSELCIGSDLDLVFVGRDYKTERIKLVQDFIRFLTTHTKEGYLYDVDFRLRPMGTKGELVPSFDFYKEYFSKHARTWERLAWTRCRYVVGDKELYEDFEEVLKSFLFDKPVDRQQKEEIKNMRFALEGQAKRGTGVIDLKFAPGGIMDGEFLVQYFSIIERLREPSMISAYEKLIPKHPILKKAYEHYMFFRLVETKLRLSKERGTSVLTPQDIPRVAISLNMEKDELLEELRNRLREMRDIFLEVLAT; encoded by the coding sequence ATGTTTCCTACAGAGTGGTGGGGATCCGCAGAGGAAAGGCTCATAAACCCAGCCAAAGCCAAGGAAAGCTTAGAAGAGCTTTTGAAAAGACATCCCAACCCCCAAAGCCTCATAAATTATCTAAACCAGCGGAGGTTTATTCTACTTCTTGAACTTCTTGACCATTCAGAATGTATGAGGAAGTTTCTTATCAATCACCCAGAGGACTTTCAAAACACCATACCAGGCCTTTGGTACAAATCCAAGAAAAAGGAAGATTACCTGAGAGAGTTAGAGGAACTTCTCGGAGACCAGATATCAGATGAGGAGTTTTCCAAAAGGCTTGCCTATTACAGACACAGGGAGCTTATGAGAATACTTTCTAAGGAAATCCTTGGAACCTCAAAGCTTGAAGACCTTCTCACTGAGTACTCTTACCTTCCAGACGCCATGCTTGAAATGGCTTACCGCAGAGCTTTAAAAGAGTTTGAAGACTTCTATGGCACACCCCTTGAAGAAGATGGAAAAGTAGCAAGAGCCTGCATAATAGCGCTTGGAAAGTTAGGTAGTCTTGAACTCAACTACTATTCAGATATAGATATCATGTTTATTCATTCCTCTGACAAAGGTCATGCGGGAAGGTTAAGTCTGAATGAGTTTTTCTCAAAAGTGTTTCAAAAGGTGGTAGGCTTGATAAACACTATAACACCTGAAGGCAAACCCTATGAGGTAGACCTAGACCTTAGACCCTTTGGAAAGTCAGGACCCATTAGTATGCCCCTCAGAAGCGCAGAGCTTTACTACGAATCTTACGGCAGGCTTTGGGAGAGGTTTGCTATGTTAAGGTCCAGGTTTTGCGCAGGAGATGAGGAGCTCTATGAAGCTTTTGAAAGGGAAGTGAAAGAACCTTTTGTGTTTAAAAAGTCCGTGGATTATAGAGTAATAGAGGAAATTCAGCTCATAAAGGCGCAGATAAGCGCTCAGGCAAAGAAACAAATAGAAGGTGTGATAAATATAAAACTCTGTGAGGGAGGCATAAGGGAGCTTGAGTTTGCGGTTCAGTCTTTGGTGCTTCTTTTGGGCGGAAAGTACCCCTTTTTGAGGGAGAGCAACACCTTTAAAGCCATATGGAAACTCAACCAAAAGGGTATATTTTCAAACGAAGAAGCCAAATTTTTAGAATCTGCTTACGAATTTTTAAGAAAATTAGAACACCGTTTGCAAACCTACAGATGTTTGCAGACACAAAAATTAACCAAGGGAGACATACCCATAGTAGCCAAGATGATGGGTTATACACCAGAGGAGTTTGAAAGTAAGCTCAAATACTATACGCAAGGTGTGAGTAGGATCTTTTTGAATATTATGCCCTCAAAAGAAGAAAGTTCCCTTACCCCAATACAGCAAGCTATACTGTCAGAGGATGCAGTGCTTGGAAAAGAGCTACTATCCCAATTGGGGTTCAAAAACCCCAGCAGAGCTTTTCACATACTGATCAGTTATGTGCAAAGTACCTATCTCTCAAGCCAAGAAAGAAAGAGGTTTATTGATATGCTCCCTCAGATAGTATCCTGCGTATCTGAATCTTACGAACCTGACGAGACGCTCAATAACTTTGACAAATTCTTTTCCAACCCAACAGGAAGGAAGGTGATACTTAGTCCCTCAAAAGAGGATATCATAAAGCCTCTGTGCAGGGTTTTTTCCTTGTCCTCCTACCTTTCTACCACGCTCAGCAGAAACCCTGACCTGGTGGAAGACTTTTTGACCCTATACCAAGACTTTCCAGAAAGGCGGGATTTGGAAGAAGAGTTTGAAAAGTACCTTACAACCCTAAAGCTTAGTTTGGAAAATACTTTCAGAAGGTTTAAAAAGGTTTGGGAAACAAGGATCGTTCTTGTTTATCTCATGAAAGAAGGCGAAAGATACCAAAAACTCAAAGACTTTTTTAAAAGCCTCACTCAACTTGCTGATTTTTTGATGGAAAAACTTTGGAACAGCTTAAGTCTTGATGATAATATGGTGCTTGTAGCTTTGGGAAAGTACGGGAGCTCAGAGCTGTGCATTGGATCAGACCTTGATCTTGTGTTTGTAGGAAGAGACTATAAAACAGAGAGGATAAAACTTGTGCAGGACTTTATAAGGTTTTTAACCACTCACACCAAAGAAGGATATCTCTATGATGTAGATTTTAGGCTAAGACCCATGGGAACAAAGGGAGAGTTAGTGCCATCTTTTGATTTTTACAAGGAATACTTTTCAAAGCATGCGAGAACTTGGGAAAGGCTCGCATGGACGCGCTGTAGGTATGTAGTTGGGGATAAAGAGCTTTACGAAGATTTTGAGGAGGTACTTAAGAGCTTTCTGTTTGACAAACCCGTTGACAGACAGCAAAAGGAAGAGATAAAAAACATGAGATTTGCCTTAGAAGGTCAAGCCAAAAGAGGGACAGGAGTTATAGACCTTAAGTTCGCTCCAGGTGGGATAATGGACGGAGAGTTTTTGGTGCAGTATTTTTCAATAATTGAAAGGTTAAGGGAACCTTCCATGATATCCGCTTACGAAAAGCTTATACCTAAGCATCCCATACTCAAAAAGGCATACGAACACTATATGTTTTTCAGGCTTGTGGAGACTAAGCTAAGGCTGTCAAAGGAAAGGGGTACATCTGTGCTCACACCTCAGGACATTCCAAGGGTGGCGATTTCTTTGAACATGGAAAAGGACGAACTTTTAGAGGAATTAAGAAATAGACTGAGAGAGATGAGAGACATATTTTTGGAAGTGTTAGCTACTTAG
- the metG gene encoding methionine--tRNA ligase — MKFYITTPIYYVNDVPHIGHAYTTIAADTLARYHRLRGYDVFFLTGTDEHGLKIQKSAQEKGISPKELADQNAENFKKLWEFMNISYDKFIRTTDQEHIRFVQEVFVKSYEKGDIYKGEYEGWYCVGCEEFKSESELLEGNICPIHMRPCEYIKEPSYFFRLSKYEQDLLALYEWKEDFIMPHYRKNEVVSFVKQGLKDLSVTRPSSRVKWGIEVPFDKEQTIYVWFDALFNYISAIQDKLYYWPADLHLVGKDILRFHAVYWPAFLMSVGYALPERIFAHGWWKVEGKKMSKSLGNVIDPYEMIRNYGLDEVRYFLLRDVPFGQDGDITQEGLRNRLTGELSNEIGNLLSRVSSMVIRYTKGPLSGRKDIAYQTFCKEIIKHYEQDMKKVDFYNALESVLKLSGFLNKYVDEKAPWKVAKQDEEQLKDILYTLTDGIFVLAYLLYPFVPQKMTEVFKAFALEKLPEHIKPYLFASYSLKEKLVLFPRKL, encoded by the coding sequence ATGAAGTTCTACATTACCACACCCATATACTATGTGAACGACGTGCCTCACATAGGGCACGCTTACACCACCATCGCAGCAGATACACTGGCAAGGTATCACAGACTAAGAGGCTACGATGTTTTCTTTCTGACAGGTACAGATGAGCACGGACTCAAAATTCAAAAGTCAGCGCAAGAAAAGGGTATATCACCAAAAGAGCTTGCAGATCAAAACGCAGAAAATTTCAAAAAGCTATGGGAGTTCATGAACATAAGCTACGATAAGTTTATCAGGACTACAGATCAGGAGCATATAAGATTTGTTCAGGAGGTTTTTGTAAAGAGCTACGAGAAAGGAGACATATACAAGGGAGAGTACGAAGGCTGGTACTGTGTGGGATGCGAAGAGTTCAAATCAGAGAGCGAGCTTTTAGAAGGTAATATTTGTCCCATACACATGCGACCTTGTGAGTACATAAAAGAACCTTCCTACTTTTTTAGGCTATCAAAGTACGAGCAAGACCTTTTGGCACTTTACGAATGGAAAGAGGACTTTATAATGCCCCATTACAGGAAGAATGAGGTGGTGAGCTTTGTAAAACAGGGACTAAAAGACTTATCTGTGACTAGACCTTCCTCAAGGGTAAAGTGGGGTATAGAAGTTCCCTTTGACAAAGAACAGACCATATACGTTTGGTTTGATGCTCTTTTTAATTACATATCCGCAATTCAGGACAAGCTTTACTACTGGCCCGCAGACCTACACCTTGTAGGTAAGGATATCCTAAGGTTTCATGCGGTTTATTGGCCCGCCTTTCTCATGTCAGTAGGTTATGCACTTCCTGAGCGCATCTTTGCTCACGGCTGGTGGAAGGTGGAAGGCAAAAAGATGTCCAAATCCTTGGGAAATGTGATAGACCCTTATGAGATGATCAGAAATTACGGTCTTGATGAGGTGAGATACTTCCTCCTTAGAGACGTACCCTTTGGACAGGACGGAGACATAACCCAGGAAGGGCTAAGAAACAGGCTCACGGGAGAACTATCCAACGAGATAGGCAACCTTTTGAGCAGGGTAAGCTCTATGGTAATAAGATACACTAAAGGACCCTTATCTGGAAGAAAGGATATTGCTTATCAGACCTTTTGCAAAGAGATCATAAAGCACTACGAACAGGATATGAAAAAAGTGGACTTTTACAATGCCCTTGAAAGTGTCCTTAAGCTCTCTGGCTTTCTCAACAAGTATGTGGACGAAAAAGCACCTTGGAAAGTGGCAAAACAAGACGAGGAACAGCTCAAAGACATTCTCTATACACTCACAGACGGTATATTCGTATTGGCTTATCTGCTTTATCCTTTTGTTCCTCAAAAGATGACAGAAGTTTTCAAGGCTTTTGCCTTGGAAAAACTACCAGAGCACATAAAACCTTATCTCTTTGCCTCTTATAGCCTAAAAGAAAAGCTTGTACTCTTCCCAAGAAAGCTGTGA
- the speE gene encoding polyamine aminopropyltransferase: MMDVFFIERDPYAPIRHCYPVSKILYEGKSEYQEIMVIESPHFGKVLVLDGVAQCDERFEFIYHEFISHVPLFAHPNPEDVLIIGGGDGGALREVLKHKEVKRAVLVDIDKQVIEVSKKFFPTMAVAFEDPRVIVLNEDGYKYVQDYEQEFDVIIVDSTDPVGFAHVLTTEEFFKYVYRALKDDGIYVGQTESIHYHADIVRRVQKSLRKVFPIVDLYTAVIPGYAGYWWTFSIASKKHPVREPSRDVNIQTKLYSADMHRHAFLPESFYQKILSGEY, encoded by the coding sequence ATGATGGACGTGTTCTTCATTGAGAGAGACCCCTATGCACCAATAAGACACTGCTATCCTGTTTCCAAAATACTCTACGAAGGCAAAAGCGAGTATCAAGAGATAATGGTTATTGAATCTCCTCACTTTGGAAAGGTTCTGGTTCTTGATGGTGTAGCCCAGTGCGATGAGAGGTTTGAGTTTATCTACCACGAGTTTATCTCTCATGTTCCCCTCTTTGCCCACCCAAATCCGGAAGATGTGCTCATAATAGGTGGTGGAGACGGTGGAGCCCTAAGGGAAGTGCTAAAACACAAAGAGGTAAAAAGAGCGGTTCTTGTGGATATAGACAAACAGGTTATAGAAGTGTCCAAAAAGTTCTTCCCCACCATGGCGGTAGCCTTTGAAGACCCAAGGGTGATAGTGCTTAACGAAGATGGTTATAAGTATGTGCAGGATTATGAGCAGGAGTTTGATGTGATAATAGTGGACTCTACAGACCCTGTGGGTTTTGCCCATGTGCTTACAACGGAAGAGTTCTTTAAGTATGTCTATAGAGCTCTAAAAGATGACGGTATATATGTGGGACAGACAGAATCTATACACTACCATGCGGACATAGTAAGAAGGGTCCAAAAGTCTCTCAGGAAGGTGTTCCCCATAGTGGATCTTTACACGGCGGTGATACCCGGATATGCAGGCTATTGGTGGACTTTCTCCATAGCTTCAAAAAAGCATCCTGTGAGAGAACCCTCAAGAGATGTAAACATACAGACCAAGCTCTACAGCGCTGATATGCACAGACACGCCTTTCTTCCAGAGAGCTTTTATCAGAAAATACTATCTGGTGAGTACTAA
- the rsmA gene encoding 16S rRNA (adenine(1518)-N(6)/adenine(1519)-N(6))-dimethyltransferase RsmA: MRLKKSYGQHLLVSSGVIEALVKQAEIKPDNVVVEIGPGTGNLTRELLKTHLKKLYLLEIDPQMIEELKKIKDSRVVILQEDATKFDFCSLGEELKLVGNLPYNVGSLIVENTVFHKECVPFALYMLQKEVAEKLLKGPSWLSTFLRTFYHVEYVMSVPARFFIPPPKVQSGVIKLIRKEDAPAIEDLKDYKSFLVKLYSMRRKALKKKLREELLKTAGIDPLTRIEQLSISQILLLYNLSKTQEVEER; the protein is encoded by the coding sequence GTGAGACTTAAAAAAAGCTACGGACAGCACCTCCTTGTATCTTCTGGAGTTATAGAAGCGTTGGTCAAGCAGGCGGAGATAAAACCAGATAATGTGGTAGTTGAGATAGGTCCCGGAACGGGAAACCTCACAAGGGAACTTCTCAAGACCCATCTCAAAAAGCTCTATCTATTAGAGATAGACCCCCAAATGATAGAAGAGTTGAAAAAGATAAAAGACAGTAGGGTAGTTATTCTTCAAGAAGATGCCACCAAGTTTGATTTTTGCTCTTTGGGTGAGGAACTAAAGCTTGTGGGAAACCTGCCCTACAACGTGGGAAGCCTCATAGTGGAAAACACGGTTTTTCATAAAGAGTGCGTTCCTTTTGCCCTCTATATGCTCCAAAAGGAGGTGGCAGAGAAACTGCTAAAGGGTCCCTCTTGGCTCTCTACCTTCCTAAGAACCTTTTACCATGTTGAGTATGTTATGAGCGTGCCCGCAAGGTTCTTTATTCCTCCTCCCAAAGTCCAATCGGGTGTGATCAAACTCATAAGAAAGGAAGACGCTCCAGCCATAGAGGACTTGAAAGATTACAAGAGCTTTCTTGTTAAGCTCTACTCCATGAGAAGAAAAGCGTTAAAGAAAAAGCTAAGAGAAGAACTACTAAAAACTGCCGGGATAGACCCCCTCACAAGGATAGAACAGCTTTCCATCTCACAGATTTTACTGTTGTATAATCTATCCAAAACTCAAGAGGTGGAAGAGAGATGA
- the nth gene encoding endonuclease III: protein MQEDKSKLVIEIIRRLERVYPNKLELHFNNPFELLIAVILSAQTTDAKVNEITSTLFKKYSTPEDFLKVPIEELERDISSINYYRKKAKFIKGACQILVEKYSGEVPKSIEELTELPGIGRKSANMILYNAFGINEGIAVDTHVARVSKRLGLTDQEKPEKIEEDLMRITPKEEWGKLSNLLILHGRYICTAKNPKHKECVLYDLCPSRDL from the coding sequence ATGCAAGAAGATAAAAGCAAGCTCGTTATAGAAATTATACGCAGATTAGAAAGAGTTTATCCAAATAAACTGGAGCTCCACTTCAATAACCCCTTTGAGCTTCTCATAGCGGTGATCCTTTCCGCTCAAACAACAGATGCAAAAGTCAATGAAATCACCTCCACCCTTTTCAAGAAGTACTCAACACCTGAAGACTTTTTAAAAGTGCCCATTGAGGAGTTAGAAAGGGACATAAGTTCCATAAATTACTACAGAAAAAAGGCAAAGTTCATAAAAGGTGCATGCCAGATACTTGTTGAAAAGTACTCGGGAGAAGTGCCCAAGAGCATTGAGGAACTTACAGAGCTTCCGGGTATTGGTAGAAAGAGCGCAAACATGATACTTTACAACGCCTTTGGTATCAACGAAGGTATAGCGGTAGATACTCATGTAGCAAGGGTAAGCAAAAGGCTTGGACTGACAGACCAAGAAAAACCCGAAAAGATAGAGGAAGATCTTATGAGGATCACACCAAAAGAAGAGTGGGGAAAGCTTTCTAACCTACTTATACTTCACGGAAGGTATATATGCACAGCAAAAAATCCCAAACATAAAGAATGTGTGCTTTATGACCTTTGTCCGTCAAGGGACCTGTGA
- the hisF gene encoding imidazole glycerol phosphate synthase subunit HisF → MLAKRIIPCLDVDKGRVVKGIKFKNLVDAGDPVETALAYEEQGADELVFLDITASYEDRNIMLDVVKAVAENVFMPFTVGGGIRNLEDIRKLLLAGADKVSINTSAVKNPDLIKESAKLFGSQCIVVAIDAKRKEKGWEVYINGGRTPTGLDVIEWAKKVSELGAGEILLTSMDKDGTKSGYDIELTKMVSESVHIPVIASGGAGSVEHFYQVFTEGKADAALAASLFHFKEVSIPQLKEYLFSRGVPVRLSG, encoded by the coding sequence ATGCTTGCAAAAAGGATCATACCGTGTCTCGATGTAGACAAGGGCAGAGTAGTAAAAGGTATAAAGTTCAAAAACTTGGTAGATGCAGGAGATCCTGTTGAAACTGCTTTAGCTTATGAGGAGCAAGGGGCGGACGAACTTGTATTCCTTGACATAACCGCATCTTACGAAGACAGAAACATTATGCTGGATGTGGTAAAAGCTGTTGCGGAGAACGTCTTCATGCCCTTTACTGTGGGAGGTGGTATAAGGAATTTAGAAGATATAAGGAAATTGCTTCTGGCTGGGGCGGACAAAGTTTCCATAAACACATCTGCGGTAAAAAACCCTGATCTTATAAAAGAATCTGCCAAACTGTTTGGCTCTCAGTGTATAGTGGTAGCCATAGACGCTAAAAGAAAAGAAAAGGGATGGGAAGTTTACATAAACGGCGGTAGAACTCCTACGGGACTTGATGTGATAGAGTGGGCTAAAAAGGTATCGGAGCTTGGAGCAGGTGAAATACTTCTCACCTCCATGGATAAAGATGGTACGAAAAGTGGTTATGATATAGAGCTAACCAAAATGGTATCGGAAAGTGTCCACATACCTGTTATAGCTTCGGGAGGTGCAGGTAGTGTGGAACACTTTTACCAGGTTTTTACAGAAGGAAAGGCAGATGCGGCCCTTGCCGCCTCTCTGTTCCACTTTAAAGAAGTAAGTATTCCCCAGTTAAAAGAATATCTTTTTAGTAGAGGTGTTCCTGTAAGGTTAAGTGGTTAA